ACGAAGGGGGTTTGGCGGGATGGTCCTCGACGATGTGTCGAGGGCATCACCATTGCGTGGTCCGTTCGTGGTGCTCGGCACCACCGTATAACCGAACGGGTGGCACCGAACTACCAAGGCTAACATCAGATTCCATCTGTACGGCGGACCGCAGGGGTGGAATCCTCATGGCTTCGGACTTGGACGTTGCACGTTCGTTGGCTTAAGGCCGTCGGTTCGTGCTCGGTCGAGTGGTCCCGAAGGACCGTGTCCGAGTGTGCGCCGGGATTGAACCGTCGCACGGTCGCGGTGTGTCGTTCGCATTCTTCCGAAATGGACTCGAACACTTAAGGGCGTCGTCTCGCGTTTGTCGTGAGAGTGCGAGGCACTCCCCCGACGGGAGACGAGGCGGTTCAAGCTGACTCGGAAGGTGGCGCTCCGGACCTCGGTGGCCCGGGGCGCCCCGCGTATTTCTACGAATGGCCGGGTTGTACTTAACCTCGTTGATTCGGGACGATCTCCAAAAAATAGTGAGATATTGGTGGTATTGTGTAACGAAGACGCGCTATAGCTCGCCTCGAACGACATCCGAACAGATTATATACCGCTCGGGATGCCAACGTACGCGGGCGAACGCGCGAAACGAGCAGTGGTATAAGTGCCGAAGGCCGGTTAGGTCCGTGTGACAACGGGTCGCTTTATAAGCTAGGGGAGAGACGTTTGCAGCGAACAATGAGTGCGCCGGCAGACTCCATCGAGATTCAGAACGTAGTCGCATCGACCGGAATCGGACAGGAACTCGACCTCGAAGCACTCGCGGACGACCTCCCCGGTGCCGACTTCAACCCCGACAACTTCCCCGGTCTGGTCTACCGGACGCAGGACCCGAAGGCGGCCGCCCTCATCTTTCGGTCCGGAAAGATCGTCTGCACGGGCGCGAAGAGCATCGACGACGTCCACGAGGCACTGGGCATCATCTTCGACAAACTCCGCGGGCTGAACATCCCCGTCGACGAGGACCCCGAGATAACCGTTCAGAACATCGTCTCCAGCGCGGACCTCGGACACAACCTCAACCTGAACGCTCTCGCAATCGGCCTCGGCCTCGAAGACGTCGAGTACGAACCGGAGCAGTTCCCCGGTCTCGTCTACCGGATGGACGAACCCGAAGTCGTCATCCTCCTGTTCGGTTCCGGTAAGATAGTCATCACGGGCGGAAAACAGACCGACGACGCCGAGACGGCCGTCGTCGAAATCGTAAAGCGCATCGACAACCTCGGACTGCTCGACTGACTGCCAGGTTCGAGGGGGCCGAGCAGTCCAAAGCGTGATAGCACCGGCCAAGCAAGTAGTCGAGTATGAGTGCACGCGATGAGATAGCGTTTCTCGTCGGATCTGAGAGTCGGGTCGCGATTCTGCGGGCCCTTCGGAAACACCCTCACCGACCGAGCGAGTTGGGGACGGAGTGTTCGTGCGCGCGCGAGACGGCGCAACGGACGGTGAGCGCCTTCGTCGAACGCGGATGGGCCGAAAAGGAGACCGAGGACGGGCGGTACGCGCTGACGGCCGCGGGGGATATGGTCGCGGACGGATACGAGGAGTTCGAGGCGACGGTCGCCGTCGCCGACCGGTTCTCGGTGCTACTCGCCAATGTGGGCAGCGTCGTCGCCGACCTCGACCCCGTCGTTCTCCGCCGACTCCACGGGACGGCGGCGACGTCTGACAACCCGCACGCGCCTATCAACCGATTTCTGACCGTCACCGGGAGCGAGTACGTCGACGAGTTCCGCGGAATCACGCCCATCGTCAGCCGCATCTTCAACGAGGCGGCCGAGCGCATCATCGGCCCCGAGTCGAGCGTCCAACTCGTCATCGACGAACGCGTCTTCGAGACGTCCGCGTCGGAGTATCCCGACGACCTCGCCCGCGCCTACGAACTCGACCAGTTCCAACTGTTCGTCTCGCCGAGGCGATTGGAGTTCGGACTCATGCTGGTGGACGGCCACGCGTACCTCGCCGCGTACGACGAGCAGGGCAACCTCATCGCCAGCGTCGACGGCACCGACGAGGAGTTCGTCGACTGGGCCGAACGGACGTACGCCCGCTACCGGACCGACTCGTACACCCCCTCGGTGGGCGACGAGACGAACGGCGAGACGGCGAAGAACCCCTTCGAGCCGGACGGTGCGTGAGCCGCCCGGTCACTCGTGACCGTTCCAATCACTTCTGAACGTGGGAAGATATAAGTTCCCGCTCGTGAACTATCAGATGCGGTTGCGTCGATGTCGATCCCGACGCTCGGACCCCGCTTCGCTTCGGCCCGACACCGCCCGGCGGCCAGTGAGCGCGTTCGGCTGAGCACTCGTGCCTCGTGCCCTTCGGACGACTCACGTTCCGACGTTTTCGGTCAGTACGTCCCTGACGACTTGCGGGTCTTCGAGCAGTTGGTGTTTCGTGTAACTCCCCTCGGCGCTCCCGCCGCTGTGTTTCGACTGCTCGATGATGTCGAGGAACGCGTGTTCTTTCAGCAGGTCGCGGACCCGCCTGAGCGACAGGCTGTCGGAGCCCTGACCCGTGCAGATGTTTTCGTACACCTCGTAGACACGACTGGTCCGGAAGCCGTCCTTGCGGTCGTTCGAGAGCGACAGCATCGCGAGGGCTTGGAGGACGTACCGGGAGTGCGGCGTCGACCCGCGGATGAGTTCCCGGAAGCGGTCGGTTTCGGCCCGTTCGCGGGCCTGCGTAACGAACTCCTCGCGAACGGTCGAGGCGGCCGTCGACTGCGCTATCTCGCCGGCGTAGCGGAGGATGTCGATGGCCTTCCGAGCGTCGCCGTGTTCCCGCGCGGCCAGCGCCGCGGCCCGCGGAATCGTCGACGCGTCCAGCACGCCGTCGCGGAAGGCGTCGCTGCGGGCCTGCATGATGTCACGGAGTTGGTTCGCGTCGTACGGCGGGAAGACGAACTCGCGTTCGCAGAGACTGGATTTGACCCGTTCGTCCATCCGGTCTTTGTACTGTATCTTGTTGCTGATTCCGATGACGCCCAGTTTGCACTGGTCTATCTTACCGGCCTCGCCCGCCCGCGAGAGCTGCATCAGGATGTCGTCGTCGTTCAACTTGTCTATCTCGTCGAGGATGATGAGAACGACGTCGTACTGCGCGTCGAGGATGCGCCAGAGGCGTTTGTAGTATGTCGACGTGCTGAGACCTTTGTCGGGGACCTTGATTCCGGTCACCTCCGACCGGTTGACGCTGTCGGCGATGGTCTGGACCGCTTGGGTCTCGGTCGTGTCCTGCGCGCAGTCCACGTAGGCGAAGGTCGCTTTCACCGCCTCCTCGCTCGCGGTTTCGACGAGGCGCTGTGAGACGTACTTCGCGCAGAGCGACTTTCCGGTACCCGTCTTTCCGTAGATGAGGACGTTGCTCGGACTCTGCCCGAAGATGGCGGGGTTGACCGCCGTCGCGAGGTTGGATATCTCGTCGTCGCGGCCGACGATGCGGCCCTCGCCCGGCAGGTGGTTTATCTCGAGGAGTTCCTTGTTGGCGAAGATGGGGTCCTCCCGAGTGAAGAGGTCGTCGCTGGCGTTCGGCATACTACAGGACACCACGTTTCCGGTGAAATGGCTTGTCATCTTCAGGTCCGACACACACACCGGGTTTCCGGTGAACGGCCCCACACCCGGGGGTAGGTCCAGTCGAAACGGGGGAAGAGGTTCACCGGAAACCCGGTGTGTTCGGCGGCGTCCTCGCTCTCCGTGGAGGGACGAAGAGGGGGAATCGTCGCGGAGAAGGTAGCGAAGGTATCGGGGCGAGTGAAGCGCTCGGGACTCCACGAGAAGCCGCGTGACCGCAAGAGAAGCCGCGTGACGACGAGAGAAGAGTCGAACCGGAACTCGAAGGAAGCAGTCATCTCGGACGAGAGCCGAGTCGACGACACCCTCGTGGACCGGATGCGCGAGCGGTAAGTCCTCCCCAGTCGGACGCGGCGAACGAAATCGAGCGTCTCACTCGCCGAGTCGGTGAACGCCTTCCCTTCTCCTGTAGTCGGTTCGAGTATCGAACCTCTAATCTCTTGCGAGTGTATCAATGGACGTTTACACTAAACAACTATTTAATAGTTGTTATAGTAGTCGTTCTAGATGCCGGTGGTGGCCTCCGCCACGTGTGACCCCTGATGGTAAAATCGGGAGAAAAAGGACGATTAGGGGAGTCGGGAGTTGTCCGGGCGTCCCGGACCGATCGGGTCCACGACGGAGTACCGTCACCGTTCGAGCCGAACCGTTTCACCGGAAACCCGGTGTGACCACGACTCACACGAGGTCTGAGCTATCTGCCTCTCCGTAGCTGTCATCCCGTCGAACGGGGAAATACACCGGAAATGGGGTGCGAACCACGGGTTCGAGAAATTCCCCGTTGCTCGCAGATTGGCCTCCCCGTGACCCTCGCCTCCCGTCGACCCGATTCACCGGAAACCCGGTGTGTCCGCGTCTCACGGAACCCCGCCGTCGCTTCGCGTCGTCTCACCGGAAATCCGGTGTGTCTCCGCCACCACCCGTCCGCAGTCGACGGGTCCGTCACCCCGAGACCGCCCGCGCCGTTTCACCGGAAACACGGTGTCCGCCCGCGCGTCGGACTCCCGTCCGCCCTCTCGGTTCGACCGTCGCCCTAGGTCGGTGTGGGAGACACTCGTTCACCGGAAACCCGGTGTGTCTCTCCGAGACGGCCGAGGAGCGCCGCGTCGCTCCCGACGGGAGACTACCCGGCCGGCGGCGCGCGTCCGTCAGTTCGATAAGGGGTCCCGCCCTACGGTCGGTGATGACGTCTTCGGTGCTTCGCCGAACGGGGCGCGGGGTCCGACGGGTCGGGTCCCGACTCACCGCACCGTTTCGGCGAATCGTACACGCGGTTCGACCGTCCGACGACGCCTCCGACGACGACGGCTGGCGACTCGCGGACCTCCGACAGACCGAGACGCGGTGGCGGCGAGGCGACGAGACGGTTCGCTGTTTCCGCTTCGACGACGGCTACGTCTCCACCGTCGAGTACGGGTCGCGCGACGTGACCTGGCAGTTGACGCCCGGACAGGTCCCCCTCGCGAGCGCGCTGGCGATGACGGCGCTGTACCTCCAGCACGGGACGACTCCGCAGTCGGACCCGGACGGTCGCCCGTTCGTCGCCGTCGGCGAGTCGGGACCGCGGCAGGTGTTCGAGGAGATAGCCGACGAACCCGTCGACTACGTCTACCTCGACGCCGTCCGGACGCTGGAGGAGTTCCCCGCGTTCGTCGAAGTCGGAGAGGACCTCCGGGCCGTCTACGACCAGATGTCGCCGGCGCGGTTCAACACGCTCGGCTGACGCCGGTCGGCCGAGACAGAATCCGCGGCGTTCCGAACTCGCTTTTCGCCGTCTCGACCGCCCTCTGTCGCGCCGAACTCGCTTCCTCGACGGACTTCTCCGCAGCGCAAGCCGTTTCCCCGCCGCGCCCCAGACGTGAGACGATGACCGAGGACGACGCCGGCGACACCGGCGACGCCGATGCCGACGCCGACGTTGACGCCCGCGCTGGGAACGACTCCGCGCCCGGTGCCGACGGCGCCGACGGCTCCGACGCTCCTTCGACGCTCTCCGAGATGCGGTCGCAGGAGTCCAACACCGGTGTCCGCGACGAGGCCGACGAAGCGACCGCCGGCGACGCGGCCGCGGACGACCACGACCGAGACGCGACTCCGGACGACCCCGGCGAGGCTGTCGAACCGGCGGACGACGCGGCGCCCGCAACGTCGGCCGAACTCGTCGACGTCTCCGTCGACGGCTTCTACGACGCTTTGGAGGCCGAGGGTCGCCCCGTCGTGACCGCCCAGCAGGCGAGCCGACGGCTGGGCCTCACGCAGTCGGAGGCGTCCGAAGCCCTCGACCGGTTGGCCCGCGAGGGGGCGGTCCAGCGGATGAACGTCGAGGCGGACCCGGTGGTCTACTACCCGACCGAGTGGGGGAAACTGGCCGAACGCGAACGCGTCGTCCTGTTCCCGGAGCGCCGCGAGATAGTCGTCGACCACCCGACACAGTACACACGCGCGCGACTCGCCCAGTTCGCCCACCTCGTCGACTCCACGGGCGACCGGAACACCGGCACTCGGGGCTACCTCTACAAGATTCGACAAGAAGACGTCTGGCAGGCGCCGTTCGAGTCGCTGGAGGACTTACTGCGGATGATGCGCTCGGTGCTCCCCCGCCGGTCGCCGCACCTCGAACAGTGGGTCGAGAACCAGTGGAAGCGCGCGAACCAGTTCCGCCTCTACACCCACGAGGACGACTACGTGGTGCTCGAAGCCGCCTCCGAGAGCCTGATGGGCAACGTGGGGCGGCAGAAACTCGACGAGGAACACCTCGTCGCGCCCATCTCCGACACCGAGAGCTGGGTCCGCGACGGCAAGGAGTCGCACATCAAGCGCATCCTCTACGAGGCGGGCTACCCGGTGAAAGACGACCGCGACTTGGAGACGGGGGCGCCCCTCGACGTGGACCTCCGCGTGGAACTCCGCGACTACCAGCAGGACTGGGTCGACCGCTTCACAACGCAGAAGGCGGGCGTCCTCGTCGGTCCGCCCGGGGCGGGCAAGACCGTGACCGGCATCGGCGTCCTCGGGGCCGTCGGCGGCGAGACGCTCATCCTCGTCCCCTCGCGCGAACTCGCCGCGCAGTGGCGCTCGGAACTGCTCAGACACACCTCCTTGGAGGAGGACCAAATCGGCGAGTACCACGGCGGGGAAAAGCAGGTCCGACCGGTCACCATCGCCACCTACCAGACGGCCGGGATGGACCGCCACCGTTCGCTGTTCGACGACCGCGAGTGGGGCCTCATCGTCTACGACGAAGTGCACCACGTCCCCTCGCGCATCTACCGCCGGAGCGCGGACCTGCAGGCGAAACACCGACTCGGCCTCTCCGCGACGCCCATCCGCGAGGACGACAAGGAGAAGGAGATATTCACGCTCATCGGCCCGCCCATCGGCACCGACTGGTCGAAACTGTTCGACGCGGGCTACGTCCAAGAGCCCGAAGTCGAAATCCGCTACGTGCCGTGGGCGGACGACACCGCCCGCAACGAGTGGTCCAGCGCGGACGGGCGCGAGAAACACCAACTCGCGGCGATGAACCCGCAGAAGGTGGCCGAGACGCGCCGTCTCCTGCGCCAACACCCCGAGTCGAAGGCGCTCGTCTTCGTCGACTACCTCGACCAGGGCGAGGCCATCGCGGAGGCGTTGGACGTCCCCTTCATCAGCGGCGAGATGCGCCACCACCACCGCGAACGCCTGTTTCGGCAGTTCCGAGAGGGGGAGCTCAGAACGCTCGTCATCTCCCGCGTCGGCGACGAGGGTATCGACCTCCCGAACGCCGAACTCGCCGTCGTGGCCTCGGGTCTCGGCGGGTCACGCCGACAGGGCGCCCAGCGCGCGGGGCGGACGATGCGCCCCGCGGGCAACGCTCTCGTCTACGTGCTCGCCACGCGCGGGACGAGCGAGGAGGACTTCGCGCAGCGACAGATGCGCCACCTCGCGGAGAAGGGCGTCCGCGTCACCGAGAGCGACCTGAGCGACTGACGAGCGACGACGGACGAGACGACTGACTATGGACCACGCTCTCGGCTCCCCCCATTCCTCCCGAACGGATGCCGTTAAGTCCGGACCGCCCGTCGTCCGGTGCAGACGCGCGCGTCGTCGCCCCGTCTCGCCGCGCCCCGCCGGACGGCGACGCGTTCCCAACCGATGACCCCCGCACCCGAATCCGACTCCAACCTCGACGAGGACCGACTCGACGCCTGCGAGACACTCCTCGACCGGTACCGCGCCGCCCTCCGCGACCGCTCGGACGACCCTCCGGTGGCCGAGGCCCGCGAGTCGTGGCGGGCGTTCGTCGGCGAGCACCACGGTCCGGTGTTCGACCGACTGGCGGACGAATCGACCTCCGGTTCGCGGTCCGCGACCGAACCGCTGTCGCCCCCGGACGACGCCGACGATGTCGCCCGCGAGGTGTTCGTCCGGACGCTCTCGTTCGATTTCCTGCTCTCGACGCTCTCGGCCGCCGCCGAACGCGAGTTCTCGGTCGCGGTGACTCCCCCTCGTTCGTCCGCTTCCGACGGCGACGGCGGTCGTTCCGATTCCACCCCCGACCTCCTCGCCGCGTTCGACGCCGTCCACGGGACGGTCCGTCCCGACCTCTCGTCCGCGGTTCGGACCGCCGCGGCCGACGCGGCGGGCGCGTTCGTCCGCGAGTCGGACCCGACGGCCGTCGCCGAACTCCACCGGCGGACCGTCCCGCGCCCCGTCCGGCGCGTCTTCGGCCGCTACGACACCCCCGCCGGACTGGCCGAACTGGCGGTCGAGAGCGTCCGCGCCGACGAAACCGATGCGTTCCGCGACGCCCTCGTCCTCGACCCGGGGTGCGGCGCGGGCGCGTTCCTCGCCGCCGCGGCGCGGGCGAAATTCGACTCCGCAGACGCCGACGCCGACGCGAACCCCTCCGCCCTCGCCGCACACGTCGCCGAGTCGGTCCGCGGGTTCGACGTGAACCCGGTCGCCGTCCGCGCCTCCCGCCTCGCACTGGTCCTCGCGTGTCGTCCCCTCCTCCGCCGCGACGGCGTCGAAGCGTTCGCGCCGCGGGTCGCCCTCGCGGACGCGACGGAGACGACGGCCGAAGACGCACCCCTGAGCGGTGCGCGCGCGGACGTCCTCCTCGGCAACCCGCCGTGGCTGACGTGGGACTCGCTGACGCCGCGGGTGAAAGAGCGCTGGCGCGAGGGGCCGATGGCCGACCCGGCTCTCGACCTGTTTCCTCATCGGGGGCGGGAGGCCCGCCTCGGGCACGCGAACGACGACCTCTCCGTCCCGTACGTCTGGACCTGTCTCCACCGCCTCCTCCGCGACGGCGGCCGCGCGGCGTTCGTCCTCAAGCGAGACCTGATGACCGGACCGGCGGGCGAACTCCTGCGCCGGCGCCGCGTCGGCGACCGCTCGCTGGCGATGCGCCGCGTCCACGACTTCGGGTCGCTGTCGCCGTTCGGCCGCGAGGTCGACGCCGGAACCGCGCTGTACCGTCTGGACGTGGGCGGCGCGGGGAGCGCCGACACGCCCGACGACTCCGCGGCCGAGAAATCCGCCGCCGACAACCCCGGTACCGACGTCGAGATTCCGGCGACGAGGTGGTCGCGCGCCGACGCGCGACCCGACGACGCGCGGTCCGCCGACGTCGCGCCCGCGTTCGGATCGCTGTCGGACCTCCGGCGGACCCTCGCCGCCGAGGAGACGGCGTTCGTCGCTGCCGACCCGACGACCGAGGCGTCGCCGTGGATTCGCGCGGACGCCGAACGCGGGGCGCTCGGTCCCTCCGAGTACCGCATCCGTCACGGCGTCAAGGACGACGCGAAGGCGGTGTACGCGCTGGACCGCGAGACCATCGAGGCGAACGACATCGAACCCGACCACGTCTACCCCTACCTGAAATCCAAGCACGTCGTGAAGTACGGCCTGTTCGGCCACGATAGACTCCTCGTCCCCCAGCGACTCGCCGGCGAGAACAACGAGGCGGCCCTCCGCCGCGAGGCGCCGAACACGTACGCCTACCTCGACGCGAACCGCGAGCGACTGGAGTCCCGCGGGTCGTCGTGGTTCGACGGCGGGCCGTTCTACTCGCTGTTCGGCCTCGGGCCGTACACGTGGGCCGACTACAAGGTCGTCTGGTGTCGCCTCGGCTACAAACCTCACTTCGCGGTCGTCTCGACCGTCGATGACCCCCTTCTCGGCGAGAAACCGGTCGTCCCCGGCGACCACTGCATGTTCGTCGGCACCGACGAGGAACGCGAGGCGCACTACCTCTGCGGCCTCCTGAACTCCGCGCCGTACCAGCGCTGTCTGCGCGATATCTCTTCGGGGGGAAAATCGAGCCTCTCGAAATCGACCGTCTCCAGACTGGCGACGCCCGAGTGGGAGGGCACGGAGCGACAGGCCGCCCTCGCAGAGGCGTCGATGCGAGCCCACCGAATCGTCCCCGACCACGTCGACTGCTCGAAGCGAGCGTACAACGCGAAGACCGTCCCGGAACTCGACGCCGCGCAGGCGCGGGTCGACCGACTCGCCGAGCGGTTTCTGGCCGCCCGCGACGACCAATGAGTAATTCTTAAGTCCGGCGACGGCGCTACGAGTAGATGGACCGCCCTTAGCTCAGACTGGTAGAGCAGCCGACTGTAGATCGGCTTGCCCCCCGTTCAAATCGGGGAGGGCGGACTCGTTCTGTCGCCGCCACTACGCGAGCGAAGCGAGCGTACGTGCGGCGATCGTCGTGGCACCCTCGACTCGATTCGAGCAGCGAGCGAACGCGGTGAGCGAGTGAGTTCAAATCGGGGAGGGCGGACTCGTTCTCTCACGCGACCCACACGGCCTGAGCGGCTGAACTCGTCATTCCCGTCCGCCCCACACGTACTTGTCCTCGACCAACTCCACCGTCATGGGTTCGCGCACTCGAATCTGACACGAGAGCCGCGGGTAGCCGAACCGCGCCGCCAGCCTGTCGTGCCAGTGCTCCGGCGCGGGTTCGCCCTCTCTAATCCGAACGCCGCAGGTGGCACAGAGCCCGTTGCCGCCGCAGTTCGCGCGCTCGGTCAGCCGCGTGTACGGCGAGAGGCCGCAGTCGAGCAGGTGGTCTCTGAGCGTCTCGCCGACGGAGGCGAACGTCTCCGTTTCCTCGTTCCCGTGGCGAACGAGGACGCGAACCTCGTCTCGATTCCTGTTCTCATCTCCGCTCGCGCCGTTCCCGTCCCCGTCCCCGTGCCGTTTGTTCACAAACGAGCGTTCGTCCACACCGAACGAAACGGTTCCGGCCGAGAACCGTGCCAATCGCCGTCTCTATACCACGATATATTCAACATATTTCAGTTTAAGGGCCTCCAGTCACAAGTGGGAAGTATGAGCGTCGAAACCACCGCGCCGACGCGCGTCGTCGTCAGAAAGACCATGAACGACCACCACACGATGACCGTCGAAGTCGAGCGGTCGAACGAGACCCGTCACCTCGTCGACTACGCCGACGCCGACCTCCGCGACACCTTGGCGGCGCTTCCGCCGGGGACGACCATCCCGGTATCGCTCTCGCGCGCCGGCGCCCGGTCGAACGTCTGGCGCGTCGAGTCGCTGCACCGCGGGGCATCCGCGGGCGGTCCGGACCGGGCCGCGCCCACGTCGGACTGACGGCGCCGACCGCTCGTCACCCGACGAGTCCCGCCCCGGCGACGCTCTCCACGGCTTCGCAGGCCGTTCTTCTCTTTTCGGCGCGGCAGTTGCTAGAGACTCGCTAGCACGCGTTCTCCTCTCCGTCCTCGTGCGGGAGCGACAGCACCGTCGCCTCGCCGCTCACCGCGACCGCCCCGTCGACGCGGGCCGTCGTCTCCGCGCGGAGGCGGTCGCCGCCCAGTTCCTCGACCACCTCAGCCGTCGCTCGAATCTCGTCGCCCGGCCGGACCGGACGCTCGAAGGTGAGGTCCTGCGAGCAGTAGACGATGTCGCCGGGCAGTCTCGCCATCGCCGCGCTGAGGACGGAGGCGGCTATCATCCCGTGAGCCACCCGGCCGCCGAACAGCGTCTCCGCGGCGTAGGCGTCGTCGAGGTGGATGGGGTTCTCGTCGCCCGAGAGGGCGGCGAACTCGTCGATGGTCGACTCGGTGACGCGGAGCGACGCCTCGGCGGCGTCGCCGACGGTTGCGACCGGCATGCGTGACGGTTCGCGCCCGGGCACTTCGTCTCTGTGACGGATCGAGAACGCGAGAGAGGGCAGTTCGGAAGCACTACCGGTCGTTCACTCGCCGCCGCTTCCGCTCCTGCTCCCGCTCTCGCCTCCGTCGCTCGCGGACTCCGGTTCGGCGTCGCGAGGGGCGGCGCTCGGCTCCCGCGTCCGTCCCCGACGCGGCTTCGACAGGGTGAGAAAGCTCGACGCGAGGAGCGTGACGAGGACGAACAGCACGAGGACGACGAACACGCTCCGCTGTGCGCTCACCATCGCCTCCCGGATAATCTCGGTGAGTTGCCGCTGCACGTCGGGGGACAACCCGTTCACGAACGCCTGTTGCTGCGCCTGTGTCGTCGTCTCCACGGCGTCTTCGAGTTTCACCGCGAGTTGTCGCCGCTCCTCGCCGGTGACCGCCGTCCCGTTCGAGAGCAGCGTCGCCCCCGCGACGACGTCCGAGTAGAACGCGGCGAGTTGGATAGACCCGACGACGGCCGTCCCGAACGCGTACCCGAGTTGGCTCAGCGAGTTGATGACGCCCGAGGAGACGTCCGAGTACGACTCCGGAACGGCCGACATCGTCAGGTCGACTAACTGCCCGGTGAACAGGCCGAGGCCGATACCTATCACCGACATCGGCAGTATCATCCCGGAAACGGTCTGGTCGAGTCCGGTCTGCCCGAGCAGCAAGAGCATGCCGGCGCCGATGAGCACGAGGCCCGCTTGGACGATGCGCTTCTGGGCGGCGTAGCGCCGCCAGCCGGTCGAGACCACCGCCACCACCAGCGTCGCCACCGAAAACGGCAGCAGCGCCACCCCGCTGTCGAACGCCGACAGGCCGAGCGCCGACTGGAGGAACACCGGGACGGTGAACATGAATCCCGACAGGAACAGCGACTCGCTCGCGAACGTCGAGATGCCGGCGGCGAACGTCCGGTTCCGCAGGACGGTCGGCGGGACCAGCGTCGGCCGGTCGCGGCGTTCCTGCCGGAGTTCCCACTGGACGAACAGCACGAGGAGGGCCGCTCCCAGCCCGATGCACCATATCGCGGGCGAGAGCCCGAGCGGTTGGACGAGGGCTCCCTCCACGACGAGCGGGCGCAACGGGCGGACCCAGCCGTAGTGTCCGGCCAGCAGCGACCCGCCGATGACGCCGACGATGCCCAGTATCGACAGGACCGTCCCGCCGACGTCCAACCGGATTCGTCCGTCGCTCGGGTTCGACTCCAAGTATCGCAGGGTCAGCGCGACGATTCCCAACACGACGAAGAACTCGCCGATCAGCCCCCAGCGCCAGCTCGCGTACGTCGTGAGCGTCCCGCCTATCATCGGACCGACGGCGACGCCGACGGCGGTCACCCCGCCGACGGCCCCGAACGCCCTCGCGCGGTCGCTCCCCCGGTAGTTCTCGACGATGAGCGAGTAGGTTATCGGCAGCAACAGCGCCGCGGCCATTCCCTCGATTACCGACCAG
This Halogeometricum sp. S3BR5-2 DNA region includes the following protein-coding sequences:
- a CDS encoding Cdc6/Cdc18 family protein, with the protein product MPNASDDLFTREDPIFANKELLEINHLPGEGRIVGRDDEISNLATAVNPAIFGQSPSNVLIYGKTGTGKSLCAKYVSQRLVETASEEAVKATFAYVDCAQDTTETQAVQTIADSVNRSEVTGIKVPDKGLSTSTYYKRLWRILDAQYDVVLIILDEIDKLNDDDILMQLSRAGEAGKIDQCKLGVIGISNKIQYKDRMDERVKSSLCEREFVFPPYDANQLRDIMQARSDAFRDGVLDASTIPRAAALAAREHGDARKAIDILRYAGEIAQSTAASTVREEFVTQARERAETDRFRELIRGSTPHSRYVLQALAMLSLSNDRKDGFRTSRVYEVYENICTGQGSDSLSLRRVRDLLKEHAFLDIIEQSKHSGGSAEGSYTKHQLLEDPQVVRDVLTENVGT
- a CDS encoding N-6 DNA methylase, whose translation is MTPAPESDSNLDEDRLDACETLLDRYRAALRDRSDDPPVAEARESWRAFVGEHHGPVFDRLADESTSGSRSATEPLSPPDDADDVAREVFVRTLSFDFLLSTLSAAAEREFSVAVTPPRSSASDGDGGRSDSTPDLLAAFDAVHGTVRPDLSSAVRTAAADAAGAFVRESDPTAVAELHRRTVPRPVRRVFGRYDTPAGLAELAVESVRADETDAFRDALVLDPGCGAGAFLAAAARAKFDSADADADANPSALAAHVAESVRGFDVNPVAVRASRLALVLACRPLLRRDGVEAFAPRVALADATETTAEDAPLSGARADVLLGNPPWLTWDSLTPRVKERWREGPMADPALDLFPHRGREARLGHANDDLSVPYVWTCLHRLLRDGGRAAFVLKRDLMTGPAGELLRRRRVGDRSLAMRRVHDFGSLSPFGREVDAGTALYRLDVGGAGSADTPDDSAAEKSAADNPGTDVEIPATRWSRADARPDDARSADVAPAFGSLSDLRRTLAAEETAFVAADPTTEASPWIRADAERGALGPSEYRIRHGVKDDAKAVYALDRETIEANDIEPDHVYPYLKSKHVVKYGLFGHDRLLVPQRLAGENNEAALRREAPNTYAYLDANRERLESRGSSWFDGGPFYSLFGLGPYTWADYKVVWCRLGYKPHFAVVSTVDDPLLGEKPVVPGDHCMFVGTDEEREAHYLCGLLNSAPYQRCLRDISSGGKSSLSKSTVSRLATPEWEGTERQAALAEASMRAHRIVPDHVDCSKRAYNAKTVPELDAAQARVDRLAERFLAARDDQ
- a CDS encoding helix-turn-helix transcriptional regulator, which translates into the protein MSARDEIAFLVGSESRVAILRALRKHPHRPSELGTECSCARETAQRTVSAFVERGWAEKETEDGRYALTAAGDMVADGYEEFEATVAVADRFSVLLANVGSVVADLDPVVLRRLHGTAATSDNPHAPINRFLTVTGSEYVDEFRGITPIVSRIFNEAAERIIGPESSVQLVIDERVFETSASEYPDDLARAYELDQFQLFVSPRRLEFGLMLVDGHAYLAAYDEQGNLIASVDGTDEEFVDWAERTYARYRTDSYTPSVGDETNGETAKNPFEPDGA
- a CDS encoding 2Fe-2S iron-sulfur cluster-binding protein, translated to MNKRHGDGDGNGASGDENRNRDEVRVLVRHGNEETETFASVGETLRDHLLDCGLSPYTRLTERANCGGNGLCATCGVRIREGEPAPEHWHDRLAARFGYPRLSCQIRVREPMTVELVEDKYVWGGRE
- a CDS encoding DEAD/DEAH box helicase — translated: MTEDDAGDTGDADADADVDARAGNDSAPGADGADGSDAPSTLSEMRSQESNTGVRDEADEATAGDAAADDHDRDATPDDPGEAVEPADDAAPATSAELVDVSVDGFYDALEAEGRPVVTAQQASRRLGLTQSEASEALDRLAREGAVQRMNVEADPVVYYPTEWGKLAERERVVLFPERREIVVDHPTQYTRARLAQFAHLVDSTGDRNTGTRGYLYKIRQEDVWQAPFESLEDLLRMMRSVLPRRSPHLEQWVENQWKRANQFRLYTHEDDYVVLEAASESLMGNVGRQKLDEEHLVAPISDTESWVRDGKESHIKRILYEAGYPVKDDRDLETGAPLDVDLRVELRDYQQDWVDRFTTQKAGVLVGPPGAGKTVTGIGVLGAVGGETLILVPSRELAAQWRSELLRHTSLEEDQIGEYHGGEKQVRPVTIATYQTAGMDRHRSLFDDREWGLIVYDEVHHVPSRIYRRSADLQAKHRLGLSATPIREDDKEKEIFTLIGPPIGTDWSKLFDAGYVQEPEVEIRYVPWADDTARNEWSSADGREKHQLAAMNPQKVAETRRLLRQHPESKALVFVDYLDQGEAIAEALDVPFISGEMRHHHRERLFRQFREGELRTLVISRVGDEGIDLPNAELAVVASGLGGSRRQGAQRAGRTMRPAGNALVYVLATRGTSEEDFAQRQMRHLAEKGVRVTESDLSD
- a CDS encoding TATA-box-binding protein; amino-acid sequence: MSAPADSIEIQNVVASTGIGQELDLEALADDLPGADFNPDNFPGLVYRTQDPKAAALIFRSGKIVCTGAKSIDDVHEALGIIFDKLRGLNIPVDEDPEITVQNIVSSADLGHNLNLNALAIGLGLEDVEYEPEQFPGLVYRMDEPEVVILLFGSGKIVITGGKQTDDAETAVVEIVKRIDNLGLLD